The following are encoded together in the Poseidonibacter lekithochrous genome:
- a CDS encoding response regulator produces MINIREIKEITSSLNILYAEDDKDIAKTVINYLSKIFKEVVYAENGEEALNLYNQDEYDIVITDINMPKMNGLQLIEEIKGININQNVIIISAYSDSSNFISSIKLGVDGYIIKPINYDDMNQLLFKLGSKIKKFKEHDINLEQQKFLLDHIYQKNHLLKQYTDVIDKVAIVSKTDLKGVITYVNDFFCEISGYSKEEVIGKSHNIVRHEDMPKSVYIELWETIKNGEVWEGTIKNKNKDGSAYFVHATIFPMFDNEKNIKEYIGIRFLTTKEEIGKREFKKKVRNTYLEYKKSAYEASKKIEILSEQLSSNQQNDTFKNSTINDLNTRLRKAISQIKFYEDMIEDIKLNNEKKVNHFADKTTEFNNKIIDNHKEMDKKKSIIHKLKEDMEIKNNEILKLNSELIDQRNIIFDLRDTIKNIDEEKS; encoded by the coding sequence ATATGCAGAAGATGATAAAGACATAGCAAAAACAGTAATAAATTATTTATCAAAAATATTTAAAGAAGTTGTTTATGCAGAAAATGGAGAAGAAGCATTAAATCTTTATAATCAAGATGAATACGATATTGTAATAACAGATATTAATATGCCTAAAATGAATGGTCTTCAATTAATTGAAGAAATAAAAGGTATTAATATTAATCAAAATGTAATAATAATCTCTGCATACTCAGATTCAAGTAACTTTATTTCTTCTATAAAACTTGGAGTAGACGGATATATTATTAAACCTATAAACTATGATGATATGAATCAACTTTTATTTAAACTTGGAAGTAAAATAAAAAAATTTAAAGAGCATGATATTAATCTTGAACAACAAAAGTTCCTATTAGATCATATTTATCAAAAAAATCACTTATTAAAACAATATACTGATGTAATAGATAAAGTTGCAATAGTTTCTAAGACCGATTTAAAGGGAGTAATTACCTATGTAAATGATTTCTTTTGTGAAATAAGTGGTTATTCAAAAGAAGAAGTAATAGGGAAAAGTCATAATATTGTAAGACATGAAGATATGCCCAAAAGTGTCTATATTGAATTATGGGAAACTATAAAAAATGGTGAAGTATGGGAAGGCACAATTAAAAATAAAAACAAAGATGGTAGTGCCTATTTTGTTCATGCTACAATATTTCCAATGTTCGACAATGAAAAAAATATAAAAGAATATATTGGGATAAGGTTTCTTACAACAAAAGAAGAAATTGGGAAACGAGAATTTAAAAAGAAAGTAAGAAATACTTATTTAGAATATAAAAAATCTGCATATGAAGCAAGTAAAAAAATTGAAATATTAAGTGAACAGTTATCATCAAATCAACAAAACGATACCTTTAAAAACTCAACTATTAATGATTTAAATACAAGATTAAGAAAAGCTATCTCACAAATAAAATTTTATGAAGATATGATTGAAGATATTAAATTAAATAATGAAAAAAAAGTAAATCATTTTGCAGATAAAACAACAGAGTTTAATAATAAAATTATAGATAATCATAAAGAAATGGATAAAAAGAAATCTATAATTCATAAGCTAAAAGAAGATATGGAAATAAAAAATAATGAAATATTAAAACTTAATAGTGAATTAATAGATCAAAGGAATATTATTTTTGATCTTAGAGATACCATAAAAAACATAGATGAAGAAAAAAGTTAG
- a CDS encoding 4Fe-4S binding protein: MVKNIKRAKNDLLAMPIFKTVFKNKAFQRTIQIITLALFVYAIYYGYENPTKENTFTKNVFWGLFWSFFMVLTLTTFGRIFCGICPHGFLGKYITKYGMNLEMPKFLKNRYIGITLLVVGWWGVYYTIPGALKIPLATAIMFTVLTIVAFVIFFLYKDMSYCKYICPIGNLTKAYQKVSFTKLGTNSEHCASCRTFECSTACTYNLKPFTFDKKNSMDDCSLCMDCTRACDSVDFKIIPPTSTLYKKTKVEKSDIWVYILVFASITFTMSFHHALGRTNIADSLPWATSAQYVGQYISIKGVDFIGFFAYLYSLVLVVSTTFAGIFLASKALGQKFSSTFSSLGYAYAPLFIIASLGHLLSGFFTKTYSNVLNGFIQGFSLDINKVQSLASRGDSWLMAFELFVYLAMILGLVILYKRVNLFKVSKMRKALAYVAASSLILLYLGLSMYKIYAFKTYGVKQRGHSTHTHTHMKK; the protein is encoded by the coding sequence ATGGTAAAAAATATAAAAAGAGCTAAAAACGACCTTTTGGCAATGCCTATATTTAAAACAGTATTTAAAAATAAAGCATTTCAAAGAACTATTCAAATAATAACTCTTGCTTTATTTGTATATGCTATTTATTATGGTTATGAAAATCCAACAAAAGAGAATACTTTCACAAAGAATGTATTTTGGGGATTGTTTTGGTCATTTTTTATGGTCTTAACACTTACTACTTTTGGAAGAATCTTCTGTGGTATTTGTCCTCATGGATTTTTAGGCAAGTATATTACAAAGTATGGTATGAATTTAGAAATGCCAAAGTTTTTAAAAAATAGATATATTGGTATTACACTACTTGTAGTTGGATGGTGGGGAGTTTACTATACAATTCCTGGGGCTTTAAAAATACCTCTTGCTACTGCTATTATGTTTACAGTATTAACAATAGTAGCTTTTGTGATATTCTTTTTATACAAAGATATGAGTTATTGTAAATATATCTGTCCTATTGGAAATCTTACAAAAGCTTATCAAAAAGTATCTTTTACAAAACTAGGAACAAATAGCGAACATTGTGCTTCATGTAGAACTTTTGAGTGTAGTACGGCATGTACATATAATCTAAAACCTTTTACTTTTGATAAGAAAAATTCTATGGATGATTGTAGTTTATGTATGGACTGTACTAGAGCTTGTGATAGTGTGGATTTCAAAATCATTCCTCCTACTTCAACTTTATACAAAAAAACGAAAGTTGAAAAATCAGATATTTGGGTATATATTCTTGTATTTGCTTCTATTACTTTTACTATGAGTTTTCATCATGCACTAGGAAGAACAAATATTGCTGATTCACTACCGTGGGCAACTAGTGCACAATATGTAGGGCAGTATATTTCTATAAAAGGTGTGGACTTTATAGGATTTTTTGCATATCTTTACTCACTAGTTTTAGTTGTATCTACTACCTTTGCTGGAATATTCCTAGCTTCAAAAGCTTTAGGGCAGAAGTTCTCTAGTACTTTCTCTTCTCTTGGATATGCTTATGCTCCATTGTTTATAATCGCTAGTTTAGGACATCTATTAAGCGGATTTTTTACTAAGACATACTCAAATGTACTAAATGGTTTTATTCAAGGCTTCTCTCTTGATATAAACAAAGTTCAATCACTAGCTTCGAGGGGTGATTCTTGGCTTATGGCTTTTGAATTATTTGTATATCTTGCAATGATTTTAGGTTTAGTGATTTTATATAAAAGAGTTAATTTATTCAAAGTCTCAAAAATGAGAAAAGCCTTAGCTTACGTAGCTGCTTCATCATTGATACTTCTGTATTTAGGGTTAAGTATGTATAAAATATATGCTTTTAAAACATATGGAGTTAAACAAAGAGGCCATAGTACTCATACTCACACTCATATGAAGAAATAG